A single genomic interval of Ananas comosus cultivar F153 unplaced genomic scaffold, ASM154086v1, whole genome shotgun sequence harbors:
- the LOC109703887 gene encoding uncharacterized protein LOC109703887, with protein MEKKLSLLQTVAAAGVFSAVSFWYGFMFGRESARKELGALIEELRRGNASSPDEAPHRSP; from the exons ATGGAGAAGAAACTCAGCCTCCTTCaaacggtggcggcggcgggtGTCTTCTCCGCCGTCTCCTTCTG GTACGGGTTCATGTTCGGGAGAGAATCCGCGCGCAAGGAGCTCGGCGCGCTCATCGAGGAGCTCCGCCGCGGCAACGCGTCGTCCCCCGACGAAGCTCCTCATCGTAGCCCCTGA